From a region of the Streptomyces sp. NBC_01454 genome:
- a CDS encoding lysine N(6)-hydroxylase/L-ornithine N(5)-oxygenase family protein: MTHTPPRQAPHTTDTTGTTAPDEPLDLIGIGIGPFNLSLAALAHPLTHLRTAFYDQRPAFQWHPGLLIDGTTLQVPFLADLVTLADPASPWSFLNYLKTRERLFPFYFAERFHLHRAEYDAYCRWVSENLPALHFGHQIDAVRWNPERDAFEVDFTQLDPDGEAQALGRTYARNLVLGIGTAPHVPVPLRPLAEASAVPVIHSAEYLEHRDRLLAADRLTVIGAGQSGAEIFLDQLRARPAGREGLHWLARTPAFAPMEYSKIGLEHFTPDYTRYFHALPERVRDALVPSQWQLHKAIDHDTLAAIHDELYRRTLDGGWPDATLTPGVCVRTAGRVGTTRVELHLDHTQQGTRSRLTTDAVVLATGYRERRIDTLLAALDPYVRRDSSERPRIDADHRLLLDPSVTGAVYVQNAETHTHGVGTPDLGLAAWRSATILNSLTDSTPYPLPTRTAFTTFGLPQAPTGRTGTVPRQGSTLVPRG, from the coding sequence ATGACGCACACCCCGCCCCGTCAAGCGCCCCACACCACCGACACCACGGGCACCACCGCCCCCGACGAACCCCTGGACCTCATCGGCATCGGCATCGGCCCCTTCAACCTCTCCCTCGCCGCCCTCGCCCACCCCCTCACCCACCTCCGCACCGCCTTCTACGACCAGCGCCCCGCCTTCCAATGGCACCCCGGCCTCCTCATCGACGGCACCACCCTCCAAGTCCCCTTCCTCGCCGACCTCGTCACCCTCGCCGACCCCGCCAGCCCCTGGAGCTTCCTCAACTACCTCAAAACCCGCGAACGCCTCTTCCCCTTCTACTTCGCCGAACGCTTCCACCTCCACCGCGCCGAATACGACGCCTACTGCCGCTGGGTCAGCGAAAACCTCCCCGCCCTCCACTTCGGCCACCAGATCGACGCCGTCCGCTGGAACCCCGAACGCGACGCCTTCGAAGTCGACTTCACCCAACTCGACCCCGACGGCGAAGCCCAGGCCCTCGGCCGCACCTACGCCCGCAACCTCGTCCTCGGCATCGGCACCGCCCCCCACGTCCCCGTCCCCCTGCGCCCCCTCGCCGAAGCCTCCGCCGTCCCCGTCATCCACTCCGCCGAGTACCTCGAACACCGCGACCGCCTGCTCGCCGCCGACCGCCTCACCGTCATCGGCGCCGGCCAGTCCGGCGCGGAAATCTTCCTCGACCAGCTCCGCGCCCGCCCCGCCGGCCGCGAAGGCCTCCACTGGCTCGCCCGCACCCCCGCCTTCGCCCCCATGGAATACAGCAAAATCGGCCTCGAACACTTCACCCCCGACTACACCCGCTACTTCCACGCCCTCCCCGAACGCGTCCGCGACGCCCTCGTCCCCAGCCAGTGGCAGCTCCACAAAGCCATCGACCACGACACCCTCGCCGCCATCCACGACGAGCTCTACCGCCGCACCCTCGACGGCGGCTGGCCCGACGCCACCCTCACCCCCGGCGTCTGCGTACGCACCGCAGGACGCGTCGGCACCACCAGAGTCGAACTCCACCTCGACCACACCCAGCAAGGCACCCGCTCCCGCCTCACCACCGACGCCGTCGTCCTCGCCACCGGCTACCGCGAACGCCGCATCGACACCCTCCTCGCCGCCCTCGACCCCTACGTACGCCGCGACTCCTCCGAACGCCCCCGCATCGACGCCGACCACCGCCTGCTCCTCGACCCCTCCGTCACCGGCGCCGTCTACGTCCAGAACGCCGAAACCCACACCCACGGCGTCGGCACCCCCGACCTCGGCCTCGCCGCCTGGCGCAGCGCCACCATCCTCAACTCCCTCACCGACAGCACCCCCTACCCCCTCCCCACCCGCACCGCCTTCACCACCTTCGGCCTTCCACAGGCCCCCACCGGACGCACCGGCACCGTCCCCCGCCAGGGCTCCACCCTCGTCCCCCGCGGCTGA
- a CDS encoding SIMPL domain-containing protein yields MTDPTGTTPLPALPYGTPDTPRLAVRGEARLEVDPEIARIAVTVSARGTDRSAALTDLTRRNEQALTLIKTYGDAIENLETGTFSLTPQLTEKGRHERIRAYHGRVTHTATLNDFTTLGELTTRLADLDLTRVDGPWWALRPDSPAHRAARTQAVHEAVQRAREYAEAVGARLDALLEIADLGADNAAPTAGPALRSAPGYGAPAQEAAPALDLEPQRQTVHASVNARLTMTRPAL; encoded by the coding sequence ATGACCGACCCCACCGGCACCACCCCCCTCCCCGCCCTTCCCTACGGCACCCCCGACACCCCCCGCCTCGCCGTACGCGGCGAAGCCCGCCTCGAAGTCGACCCCGAAATCGCCCGCATCGCCGTCACCGTCAGCGCCCGCGGCACCGACCGCAGCGCCGCCCTCACCGACCTCACCCGCCGCAACGAACAAGCCCTCACCCTCATCAAGACCTACGGCGACGCCATCGAAAACCTCGAAACCGGCACCTTCAGCCTCACCCCACAACTCACCGAAAAAGGCCGCCACGAACGCATCCGCGCCTACCACGGACGCGTCACCCACACCGCCACCCTCAACGACTTCACCACCCTCGGCGAACTCACCACCCGCCTCGCCGACCTCGACCTCACCCGCGTCGACGGCCCCTGGTGGGCACTGCGCCCCGACTCGCCCGCCCACCGCGCCGCCCGCACCCAGGCCGTCCACGAAGCCGTCCAGCGCGCCCGCGAATACGCCGAAGCCGTCGGCGCCCGCCTCGACGCCCTCCTCGAAATCGCCGACCTCGGCGCCGACAACGCCGCCCCCACCGCCGGCCCCGCCCTGCGCTCCGCCCCCGGCTACGGCGCCCCCGCCCAGGAAGCCGCCCCCGCCCTCGACCTCGAACCCCAGCGCCAGACCGTCCACGCCAGCGTCAACGCCCGCTTGACGATGACCCGCCCCGCACTGTGA